The following coding sequences lie in one Microvirga sp. 17 mud 1-3 genomic window:
- a CDS encoding ABC transporter substrate-binding protein — protein sequence MKLKTNLLLAGCVSALMAASALPAFAQQSALRIALNADIRSTNPGVNRDDNTDAVVLHAVEGLVAYGENASIKPLLAESVSISQDGLSYVFKLRKGVKFHNGADLTSEDVAWNWKRYTDPKTEWRCLSEFDGRGRSQVEAVETPDPNTVIFRLTKPDALFLATLARTDCGMTGIVHKDSVKADGSWDKPIGTGPFKLAEWRRGEFVKLTKFDGYANPGEGKPDGYAGSKRPLVDEVRFIVIPDSAAAKAALLRGDVDVVPDVANADVKEVKGNANLGLSIAQNMGLSTLLIQTRDPLLSNVKLRQAIAAALDTPQIAQAVTEGLAKHNNSIVPLSSSYHTAAHDQGYTYDPEKAKKLLQEAGYKGEPVVILTNKRYPQTFASSVIMQAMLQAVGINANLEVLEWGTQLDRYSKGNYQMMAFPYSARLDPSLSYESVMGPKDKQPRKVWDSPEAQALLEKSMVTAAPEERQKIFDDLHRRFLTEVPFVMLYNGVEASAFRKNVQGYTASVLSKPRAWEVKVAN from the coding sequence ATGAAACTGAAGACGAACCTTCTTCTTGCCGGCTGCGTGTCGGCCCTGATGGCCGCGTCCGCGCTGCCCGCCTTTGCGCAGCAGTCAGCGCTTCGCATCGCGCTCAATGCCGATATCCGCAGCACGAATCCGGGCGTGAACCGGGACGACAACACGGATGCGGTCGTCCTTCACGCGGTCGAAGGGCTCGTGGCTTATGGGGAAAACGCCAGCATCAAGCCTTTACTGGCAGAGTCCGTGTCCATCTCGCAGGACGGGCTCTCCTACGTATTCAAGCTGCGCAAGGGCGTCAAATTCCACAATGGTGCCGACCTGACGTCGGAGGACGTGGCCTGGAACTGGAAGCGCTATACGGATCCGAAGACGGAGTGGCGCTGCCTTTCGGAATTCGACGGGCGCGGCCGTTCGCAAGTCGAGGCCGTCGAGACCCCGGATCCGAACACGGTGATCTTCCGCCTGACGAAGCCGGATGCGCTTTTCCTGGCGACGCTGGCGCGTACGGATTGCGGCATGACCGGCATCGTTCACAAGGATTCGGTGAAGGCCGACGGGAGCTGGGACAAGCCCATCGGTACCGGTCCCTTCAAACTGGCCGAGTGGCGGCGCGGTGAGTTCGTCAAGCTCACCAAGTTCGACGGCTACGCGAATCCTGGTGAAGGCAAGCCCGACGGCTATGCCGGGTCGAAGCGACCGCTCGTGGACGAGGTCCGCTTCATCGTGATTCCAGACAGTGCCGCCGCGAAGGCCGCGCTCCTGCGCGGCGACGTCGATGTGGTGCCGGATGTCGCCAACGCGGACGTGAAGGAGGTCAAAGGGAATGCAAATCTGGGCCTGTCCATCGCGCAGAACATGGGCCTGAGTACGCTTCTGATCCAGACGCGGGACCCGCTGCTCTCGAACGTGAAGTTGCGGCAGGCCATCGCAGCGGCGCTGGACACGCCGCAGATTGCCCAGGCGGTCACCGAGGGGCTGGCGAAGCACAACAACTCCATCGTCCCCTTGAGTTCTTCCTACCACACGGCGGCGCATGATCAGGGATATACGTACGATCCCGAGAAGGCGAAGAAGCTCCTGCAGGAGGCCGGCTACAAGGGTGAGCCGGTCGTGATCCTCACCAACAAGCGCTATCCGCAGACCTTCGCGTCCTCCGTCATCATGCAGGCGATGCTCCAGGCGGTCGGGATCAACGCGAACCTGGAGGTGCTGGAATGGGGCACCCAGCTCGACCGCTACAGCAAGGGCAATTACCAGATGATGGCCTTCCCGTATTCGGCGCGGCTCGACCCCTCGCTGAGCTACGAATCCGTCATGGGTCCGAAGGACAAGCAGCCGCGCAAGGTGTGGGACAGCCCGGAGGCCCAGGCTCTGCTGGAGAAGTCCATGGTCACGGCCGCTCCCGAAGAGCGCCAGAAGATCTTCGACGATCTCCATCGCCGGTTCCTGACGGAGGTGCCGTTCGTGATGCTCTACAACGGCGTCGAGGCGAGCGCCTTCCGCAAGAACGTCCAGGGCTATACCGCATCCGTCCTGTCCAAGCCGCGCGCCTGGGAGGTGAAGGTCGCCAACTAG
- a CDS encoding C45 family peptidase, which translates to MTPTCPLVEVSGSPRERGRQYGEQAADRVRLGIEHYSEQLGRDNLTAEGIARLVKRFEPTIDRFDSTYLEEMRGIAEGAGVAFESVVLLNARTEILKLAQRPDDERNVPDDDPDGCTGVVVLPEAARDGRLIHAQNWDWKVECAETAVVLKIRREDGPDILTFTEAGALGRSGFNAAGIAITANYLETDRDYRRLGVPLALIRRKVLEQKQLAVSMRAVYATPKSAANNMIVSQANGIAIDFECAPDETFQVLPERGLIVHANHFQSPVALSKLKDTGIANTPDSLYRDLRVRALIEPHLGAVTRDTVKNALFDDFETPWSVCRPPRRNLSSNLSATVAMIVMEPMLGIMEVAMLPALNRAFTTYRLDMEIQRPSEAVSAPIAKAV; encoded by the coding sequence ATGACACCAACCTGTCCGCTCGTCGAAGTATCCGGTTCCCCCCGTGAGCGGGGCCGCCAATATGGCGAGCAGGCAGCGGACCGGGTGCGTCTCGGGATCGAGCACTATTCAGAGCAGCTCGGACGCGACAACCTGACGGCTGAGGGCATTGCCCGGCTCGTGAAGCGTTTCGAGCCGACCATCGACCGGTTTGACTCCACCTATCTCGAGGAGATGCGCGGCATTGCGGAAGGCGCCGGGGTGGCCTTCGAATCCGTCGTGCTCCTCAACGCGCGCACCGAGATCCTGAAGCTCGCCCAGCGTCCCGACGACGAGCGGAATGTGCCGGACGACGATCCGGATGGCTGCACGGGGGTCGTGGTTCTGCCCGAGGCGGCCCGGGATGGGCGCTTGATCCATGCCCAGAACTGGGACTGGAAGGTGGAATGCGCCGAGACCGCGGTGGTTTTGAAGATCCGCCGGGAGGACGGGCCCGATATCCTGACCTTCACCGAGGCGGGCGCCCTCGGCCGCTCGGGCTTCAATGCGGCCGGCATCGCCATCACGGCGAACTATCTCGAAACAGACCGGGATTACCGCCGCCTCGGCGTCCCCCTGGCGCTGATCCGCCGCAAGGTGCTGGAGCAGAAGCAGCTGGCGGTCTCGATGCGTGCGGTCTACGCCACGCCGAAATCCGCCGCGAACAACATGATCGTCAGCCAGGCCAACGGCATCGCGATCGATTTCGAATGTGCGCCGGACGAGACCTTCCAGGTTCTTCCCGAGCGTGGGCTCATCGTTCATGCGAACCATTTCCAGAGCCCGGTCGCCCTCTCGAAGCTGAAGGATACCGGGATCGCCAATACGCCCGACAGTCTCTATCGCGATCTTCGCGTGCGCGCGCTCATCGAGCCGCATCTCGGCGCCGTCACGCGCGATACGGTGAAGAACGCCCTGTTCGACGATTTCGAAACGCCATGGTCGGTTTGCCGCCCGCCGCGCCGGAACCTCAGCAGCAACCTGAGCGCGACCGTCGCAATGATCGTGATGGAGCCCATGCTCGGCATCATGGAAGTCGCGATGCTGCCGGCACTCAACCGCGCCTTCACGACCTACAGGCTCGACATGGAGATCCAGCGGCCCTCCGAGGCGGTATCCGCGCCGATTGCAAAAGCCGTCTAA
- a CDS encoding GntR family transcriptional regulator: protein MHSPTRLQQDLADRIVQLVNEDGLAIGDLLNENSLARRLEVSRTPVRGALQHLENQGIVARRPNRGVELIALPQPNRAPPPAAVDEDEEWLVRIARDQRNDALPQEISEVEIMRRYGLNRPTVQRVLARLAELEMVERKPGYGWRFLTGPRDTATHDESYRFRMMVEPMGILEPGFRLEPSWIEHMRRLHNETLERPWTESSSVAFFEMNAAFHEGLAAASGNRFVHAAIRNQNQLRRFSQYDWKFGFERVVVNCREHLEMLDFLDRGEREIASLLMRRHLERASQVRSRHSPDPG, encoded by the coding sequence GTGCATTCTCCGACCCGCTTGCAGCAGGATCTGGCCGACCGCATCGTCCAGCTCGTGAATGAGGACGGCCTCGCGATCGGCGACCTGCTGAACGAGAACAGCCTGGCGCGACGCCTGGAAGTGTCCCGAACACCTGTGCGCGGCGCCCTCCAGCACCTCGAGAACCAGGGCATCGTCGCCCGCAGGCCGAATCGCGGCGTCGAGTTGATCGCTCTTCCCCAGCCGAACAGGGCTCCGCCTCCGGCCGCTGTCGACGAGGACGAGGAGTGGCTTGTCCGGATCGCTCGCGACCAGCGAAACGACGCCCTTCCGCAGGAGATTTCCGAAGTCGAGATCATGCGCCGCTACGGCCTCAACCGCCCCACGGTGCAGCGGGTGCTGGCACGCCTGGCTGAGCTCGAGATGGTGGAGCGCAAGCCCGGCTACGGCTGGCGTTTCCTGACAGGACCTCGGGATACGGCGACCCATGACGAGAGCTACCGCTTCCGCATGATGGTCGAGCCGATGGGGATCCTCGAACCTGGCTTCCGCCTGGAGCCGAGCTGGATCGAGCACATGCGCCGGCTCCACAACGAGACCCTGGAGCGCCCCTGGACCGAATCCTCCAGCGTTGCCTTCTTCGAGATGAACGCAGCCTTCCACGAGGGCCTGGCCGCCGCCTCAGGCAACCGGTTCGTTCACGCGGCAATCCGCAACCAGAACCAGCTGCGGCGCTTCTCGCAATATGACTGGAAGTTCGGCTTCGAGCGGGTCGTCGTGAATTGTCGCGAGCATCTTGAAATGCTCGATTTTCTGGATCGCGGCGAACGGGAGATCGCGTCCCTGCTCATGCGCCGCCACCTGGAGCGGGCAAGCCAGGTCAGGTCGCGCCACAGCCCCGATCCCGGCTGA
- a CDS encoding aminotransferase class III-fold pyridoxal phosphate-dependent enzyme — protein sequence MTASPQISARPLANDVGDAFWLPFTAVRQFRSSPMMFVGAEGMHYVTDDGRRVLDAMAGLWCVNAGHAQPRIVEAIREAAARLDFVSSFKMGHPGAFDLARRLTGVAPEGFDHVFFTNSGSESVDSALKIARGYHRARGDAGRTKFIGRAKGYHGMGFGGLSVGGIGRHKRDFGPLLPDVFHLSLPYDRASMGFSHGQPEAGAHYADELESLLQINDPATVAAVIVEPVIGSGGVYPPPKGYLQRLRQICDKHGILLIFDEVITGFGRLGTPFAAQALGVTPDIITCAKGMTNGAVPMGGVLLRDFVFDAFMAGPPEAIELFHGYTYSGHPLACAAGLAALDVYAEFGLFERTAAIAPVWEASLHSLKGEPHVADIRNIGLLGVVELAPRAGEPGARGGRCAQMCYEDGVLVRASGDLIVLSPPLIIDEEQIGQTVESIRSALHRMD from the coding sequence ATGACTGCCTCGCCGCAGATTTCCGCACGCCCGCTCGCCAACGACGTGGGCGATGCCTTTTGGCTTCCCTTTACGGCCGTGCGCCAGTTCCGGTCGAGCCCGATGATGTTCGTCGGAGCCGAAGGCATGCACTACGTCACGGATGACGGGCGGCGGGTGCTGGACGCCATGGCGGGCCTGTGGTGCGTCAATGCGGGCCATGCTCAACCCCGGATCGTCGAGGCCATCCGCGAGGCAGCCGCCCGGCTCGATTTCGTCTCCTCGTTCAAGATGGGCCATCCTGGGGCATTCGATCTCGCCCGCCGCCTCACAGGCGTCGCGCCCGAGGGCTTCGACCATGTGTTCTTCACCAATTCCGGCTCCGAATCGGTCGATTCCGCTCTGAAAATCGCCCGGGGCTACCACCGCGCTCGGGGCGATGCGGGGCGGACGAAGTTCATCGGTCGCGCCAAGGGCTATCACGGCATGGGCTTCGGCGGCCTCTCGGTGGGGGGCATCGGACGCCACAAGCGCGATTTCGGCCCGCTCCTGCCCGATGTCTTCCACCTCTCCCTGCCCTATGACCGGGCCTCGATGGGCTTCTCCCACGGGCAGCCAGAGGCAGGGGCCCATTACGCGGACGAGCTGGAGAGCCTGCTGCAAATCAATGATCCGGCGACCGTCGCGGCCGTGATCGTCGAGCCTGTCATCGGCTCGGGCGGCGTCTATCCGCCGCCGAAGGGCTATCTCCAGCGCCTGCGCCAGATCTGCGACAAGCACGGCATCCTGCTGATCTTCGACGAGGTCATCACAGGCTTCGGCCGTCTCGGCACGCCCTTCGCAGCCCAGGCGCTCGGCGTCACGCCGGACATCATCACCTGCGCCAAGGGCATGACCAACGGGGCCGTGCCCATGGGCGGCGTCCTTCTCCGCGACTTCGTGTTCGACGCCTTCATGGCGGGGCCTCCGGAGGCCATCGAGCTCTTTCACGGCTACACCTATTCGGGCCATCCGCTCGCCTGCGCGGCGGGTCTTGCGGCCCTGGACGTGTATGCGGAGTTCGGTCTCTTCGAACGCACCGCCGCCATCGCGCCGGTGTGGGAGGCATCTCTTCACAGCCTGAAGGGCGAACCCCATGTGGCAGATATCCGCAACATCGGCCTTCTCGGCGTGGTGGAGCTGGCGCCCCGCGCCGGCGAGCCGGGTGCCCGGGGAGGCCGCTGCGCGCAGATGTGCTACGAAGACGGCGTCCTGGTGCGCGCCTCCGGAGATCTCATCGTGCTCTCCCCGCCCCTGATCATCGACGAGGAGCAGATCGGGCAGACGGTCGAGAGCATCCGCTCCGCGCTGCATCGCATGGACTGA
- a CDS encoding aldehyde dehydrogenase family protein: MQHHHDFYIDGRWTKPAGQDLIDVVNPATEEVVATIAAGGSGDVDKAVAAARRAFETYAWTTRAERLDLLNRIVEIYRQRTDDLAEAVSTEMGAPIAFARERHVPAGLGHLTRAIEVLKDYVFDERINATLIAREPIGVVGLITPWNWPLNQIACKVGPALAAGCTMVLKPSEVAPLSALIVAEILHEAGVPAGVFNLVNGDGPHVGQAIVSHPDIDMVSFTGSTRAGILVAKAAADTVKRVHQELGGKSPNILLDDADFDAAVTHGARGCFANSGQSCNAPTRLLVPADRQEEVIAIARRIAEETVAGDPRAATTTIGPVVSRTQFERIQHLIETGIKEGATLVAGGPGRPQGLNRGYYVQPTVFADVRNDMTIAREEIFGPVLSILPYETEEEAIQIANDTVYGLSSYVTSGDIERSRRVARRIRAGMVHLNGSRGDTAAAFGGYKQSGNGREWGRFGFEEFLEIKSMFGYYPA, from the coding sequence GTGCAGCATCACCATGACTTCTATATCGACGGCCGCTGGACCAAACCGGCCGGGCAGGACCTCATCGACGTCGTCAATCCCGCGACCGAGGAGGTTGTCGCCACCATTGCGGCGGGCGGGAGCGGCGACGTGGACAAGGCCGTCGCAGCCGCGCGGCGCGCCTTCGAGACCTATGCCTGGACGACCCGCGCGGAGCGCCTGGATCTCCTGAACAGGATCGTCGAGATCTACCGGCAGCGCACCGATGATCTCGCGGAGGCCGTCTCGACCGAAATGGGCGCGCCCATCGCCTTCGCACGCGAGCGCCACGTGCCGGCGGGCCTGGGCCATCTGACCCGCGCCATCGAGGTCCTGAAGGACTACGTGTTCGACGAGCGGATCAACGCCACCCTGATCGCCCGCGAGCCTATCGGCGTGGTCGGTCTGATCACGCCCTGGAACTGGCCGCTCAACCAGATCGCCTGCAAGGTCGGCCCGGCGCTCGCGGCCGGCTGCACCATGGTGCTGAAGCCCAGCGAAGTGGCGCCCCTGTCGGCCCTCATCGTGGCCGAGATTCTGCACGAGGCCGGCGTGCCCGCGGGCGTCTTCAACCTGGTGAACGGCGACGGCCCGCATGTGGGCCAGGCCATCGTGAGTCATCCGGACATCGACATGGTCTCCTTCACGGGCTCGACCCGCGCAGGCATCCTGGTCGCCAAGGCGGCGGCCGACACGGTGAAGCGGGTCCACCAGGAACTGGGCGGCAAGTCTCCCAACATCCTCCTGGACGATGCGGATTTCGACGCTGCAGTCACCCATGGAGCACGAGGCTGCTTCGCCAATAGCGGGCAATCCTGCAACGCGCCGACCCGTCTCCTCGTCCCGGCGGACCGGCAGGAGGAGGTGATCGCGATCGCCCGGCGCATCGCCGAAGAGACCGTGGCCGGCGACCCGAGAGCCGCCACGACCACCATTGGACCTGTCGTCAGCCGCACACAGTTCGAGCGCATTCAGCATCTCATCGAAACCGGCATCAAGGAGGGCGCGACCCTCGTGGCCGGCGGGCCCGGACGTCCGCAGGGGCTGAACCGGGGATATTATGTGCAGCCGACGGTCTTCGCCGATGTGCGAAACGACATGACCATCGCCCGGGAAGAGATCTTCGGCCCCGTCCTCAGCATCCTGCCCTATGAGACTGAGGAGGAGGCCATCCAGATCGCAAACGACACGGTCTATGGCCTCTCGAGCTATGTCACGTCGGGCGATATCGAGCGCTCCCGCCGCGTCGCGCGCAGGATCCGCGCCGGCATGGTGCACCTGAACGGATCGCGCGGCGACACGGCCGCCGCTTTCGGGGGCTACAAGCAGTCAGGCAACGGCCGCGAATGGGGTCGCTTCGGCTTCGAGGAGTTCCTCGAAATCAAATCCATGTTCGGATACTACCCCGCTTAA
- a CDS encoding GNAT family N-acetyltransferase gives MSFHVAPATVADAEAIARVHVQGWRESYAGLLNPASLAGLSVEERTRMWRQNLAETDPGRLALVGRNREGEIVGFAAGGPVRSEGAEPLGTDAEIYAIYLLDQAKRRGLGRTLMAGLFGHFVGHGFASAGLWVLKDNEAARRFYETLGGLAGPEQELELCGQRVTEIVYRFEPIPVLA, from the coding sequence GTGAGTTTTCACGTCGCCCCGGCGACGGTCGCGGATGCGGAAGCCATCGCCCGGGTCCATGTGCAGGGCTGGCGCGAATCCTATGCGGGTCTCCTGAACCCTGCCTCCCTCGCGGGCCTTTCGGTCGAGGAGCGGACCCGGATGTGGCGGCAGAACCTTGCCGAAACCGATCCGGGGAGGCTGGCCCTCGTCGGCCGGAACCGGGAGGGCGAGATCGTCGGCTTCGCGGCCGGCGGCCCGGTGCGCTCCGAAGGAGCGGAGCCGCTCGGTACGGATGCCGAGATCTACGCGATCTACCTCCTCGATCAGGCCAAGCGCCGGGGGCTCGGAAGGACCCTCATGGCAGGCCTGTTCGGTCACTTCGTGGGCCACGGTTTCGCGTCCGCGGGCCTCTGGGTCCTCAAGGACAACGAGGCTGCCCGCCGTTTCTACGAGACGCTCGGTGGACTGGCCGGGCCGGAGCAGGAACTGGAGTTGTGCGGCCAGAGAGTGACCGAGATCGTCTACCGGTTCGAGCCGATTCCCGTCCTCGCTTGA
- a CDS encoding prephenate dehydratase, whose amino-acid sequence MNKLISFQGEPGANSHTACEQVLPDWTVLPCPTFEDAFAAVDEGQAGLAMIPIENSIAGRVADIHHLLPTSGLHIVGEHFLPIHFQLMGLPDADLGTIKSVHSHVHALGQCRKIIRKLGLKAHVSGDTAGSAREVAEWKDRTKASLAPRMAADIYGLKILAEDVEDEAHNTTRFVILSKTPKWAPAGQGPLVTSFVFRVRNLPAALYKALGGFATNGINMTKLESYMLEGGFTATQFYAEVDGHPEDLNLRRALEELDFFSRELRILGVYPASPFREKIREAAE is encoded by the coding sequence ATGAACAAGCTCATCTCGTTCCAGGGCGAGCCGGGAGCCAATTCCCATACGGCCTGCGAGCAGGTCCTGCCCGACTGGACTGTTCTGCCGTGCCCGACCTTCGAGGATGCCTTCGCGGCCGTGGACGAGGGCCAGGCCGGCCTCGCCATGATCCCGATCGAGAATTCCATCGCCGGGCGCGTGGCCGACATCCATCATCTCCTGCCGACATCCGGCCTCCACATCGTGGGCGAGCATTTCCTGCCCATCCATTTCCAGCTCATGGGCCTGCCGGACGCGGATCTCGGCACCATCAAGAGCGTGCACAGCCATGTTCACGCGCTCGGCCAGTGCCGCAAGATCATCCGCAAGCTCGGCCTGAAGGCCCATGTGTCGGGCGATACCGCGGGCTCGGCCCGCGAGGTGGCGGAGTGGAAGGACAGGACGAAGGCCTCGCTTGCGCCGCGCATGGCCGCCGACATCTACGGCCTCAAGATTCTCGCGGAGGACGTGGAGGACGAGGCGCATAACACGACCCGCTTCGTAATCCTGTCCAAGACGCCCAAATGGGCGCCGGCCGGGCAGGGGCCTCTCGTCACGAGCTTCGTGTTCCGCGTCCGCAACCTGCCGGCAGCCCTCTACAAGGCGCTCGGCGGCTTCGCGACGAACGGCATCAACATGACGAAGCTCGAAAGCTACATGCTGGAGGGCGGCTTCACGGCGACGCAGTTCTACGCGGAGGTGGACGGCCATCCCGAGGACCTCAACCTGAGGCGTGCCCTGGAGGAGCTGGATTTCTTCTCCCGCGAATTGCGCATCCTCGGCGTCTATCCGGCGAGCCCCTTCCGGGAAAAGATCAGGGAAGCGGCCGAGTGA
- a CDS encoding 3-deoxy-manno-octulosonate cytidylyltransferase, which yields MSDSLVLIPARLAATRLPNKPLAEIAGEPMIVHVWRRAVEAGVGPVAVATDAEAIAEAVTRAGGKAVMTRADHASGSDRIFEAVEKLDPEGRHDVVVNVQGDLPTIDPAAIAASVAPLSDAAVDIATLVAPIERLEERTNPNVVKMVGSEIAPGRFRALYFTRATAPYGDGPLYHHIGLYAYRRKALQRFVALPPSPLEMREKLEQLRALEAAMRIDAVVVGGVPLGVDTPEDLERARAMIAARRTS from the coding sequence ATGTCCGACTCCCTCGTCCTGATTCCCGCCCGCCTCGCGGCCACGCGCCTGCCGAACAAGCCCCTGGCCGAAATCGCCGGCGAGCCGATGATCGTCCATGTCTGGCGCCGAGCCGTGGAGGCCGGAGTCGGCCCGGTCGCGGTCGCGACGGACGCCGAGGCCATCGCCGAGGCCGTGACCCGGGCAGGCGGCAAGGCCGTGATGACCCGCGCGGATCACGCCTCCGGCTCGGACCGGATCTTCGAAGCTGTGGAAAAGCTCGATCCGGAAGGGCGTCACGACGTGGTGGTGAACGTCCAGGGCGACCTGCCCACGATCGATCCCGCCGCTATCGCGGCGTCGGTCGCGCCGCTCTCCGATGCGGCTGTCGACATCGCGACCCTTGTGGCGCCCATCGAGCGGCTGGAGGAGCGGACCAACCCGAACGTGGTCAAGATGGTGGGAAGCGAAATCGCTCCCGGCCGGTTCCGCGCGCTCTACTTCACCCGGGCCACCGCTCCCTACGGAGACGGCCCCCTCTATCATCATATCGGCCTCTATGCCTATCGGCGCAAAGCCCTGCAGCGTTTCGTGGCCCTTCCGCCGTCTCCCCTCGAGATGCGGGAGAAGCTCGAACAGCTGCGCGCGCTCGAGGCCGCCATGCGCATCGACGCGGTCGTCGTGGGCGGCGTGCCGCTTGGGGTCGATACGCCTGAGGATCTCGAACGCGCGCGCGCCATGATCGCCGCCCGGAGGACATCATGA
- a CDS encoding cytochrome c family protein — protein sequence MNIETNKIAGAVFGTLLFVVGVNVIASGIFAPKTPAVPGYDLPAPEETAAAGGGEAAAAPSVPLPVLLAKADPAKGQSAAKKCQACHSFEKGGPNKVGPDLYGVVGRPVASHEGFNYSGALKSKGGEWSYEELDKFITNPKKDVPGTLMAFAGVAKPEERADILAYLRTLSDNPVALPAAQ from the coding sequence ATGAATATCGAGACCAATAAGATCGCGGGCGCCGTGTTTGGGACGCTGCTCTTCGTGGTCGGCGTCAACGTCATCGCCAGCGGCATCTTCGCGCCGAAGACCCCCGCCGTCCCTGGCTACGATCTTCCGGCTCCCGAGGAAACCGCGGCCGCAGGCGGCGGCGAGGCTGCAGCAGCCCCGTCCGTGCCGCTTCCGGTCCTCCTGGCGAAGGCCGATCCGGCGAAGGGCCAGTCGGCCGCCAAGAAGTGCCAGGCCTGCCACAGCTTCGAGAAGGGCGGCCCGAACAAGGTCGGTCCGGATCTCTACGGCGTGGTCGGACGCCCCGTCGCGTCGCACGAGGGCTTCAATTATTCGGGCGCCCTGAAGTCCAAGGGCGGTGAGTGGAGCTACGAAGAGCTCGACAAGTTCATCACCAACCCGAAGAAGGACGTGCCCGGCACCCTGATGGCCTTCGCGGGCGTCGCCAAGCCCGAGGAGCGGGCCGACATCCTGGCCTACCTCCGGACCCTCTCGGACAACCCGGTGGCTCTGCCGGCCGCCCAGTAA